A stretch of Fusarium poae strain DAOMC 252244 chromosome 2, whole genome shotgun sequence DNA encodes these proteins:
- a CDS encoding hypothetical protein (BUSCO:53730at5125), which yields MAGSENTQDVWEQTEQDCYVALTHDHLNAQAIMDRVRSPSAGAIVLFAGKLSTGTTRDNFAGKPVKELQYTAYHPRALKSMMAIAKDVRDKHGLRGVAMIHRLGAVPIGEESILIAVSSPHRQAAWRAGEEALEECKNKVEVWKREEFEGEEGVWRANRDGAIGQRET from the exons ATGGCGGGTTCAGAAAACACTCAAGATGTTTGGGAACAAACAGAACAGGACTGCTATGTCGCCTTGACACACGATCACTTAAACGCCCAAGCCATCATGGACCGTGTACGCAGCCCCTCAGCAGGCGCTATTGTTCTCTTTGCAGGCAAGCTCTC AACAGGAACTACCCGCGATAACTTCGCCGGTAAACCGGTCAAGGAACTACAATACACAGCATATCACCCTCGTGCTCTCAAGTCTATGATGGCTATTGCGAAAGACGTTCGTGACAAGCATGGTCTACGTGGGGTAGCCATGATTCATCGCCTCGGCGCTGTTCCTATCGGCGAGGAGAGCATCCTGATCGCTGTATCTTCTCCGCATCGTCAAGCAGCGTGGCGAGCAGGTGAAGAAGCTTTGGAAGAGTGTAAAAACAAGGTTGAGGTATGGAAACGTGAAGAGTTCGAAGGTGAGGAAGGCGTTTGGAGAGCCAACAGGGATGGGGCTATAGGACAGCGCGAAACATGA
- a CDS encoding hypothetical protein (BUSCO:17015at5125), whose protein sequence is MDDLSPIANFPTGWRDHSRSPPKQAFRSDSQHRDDEDYDNEHLKRGGASRDARYNPHDEHDYRGMYDDGYVDESDQGRRRYEEDKHLSSRGRYRDSDDPRTQSPSGGYQNNRRSNSPTREAGKPSDTVILEGLPFSISSNELRDSILSNTVAAEFPSIDVRVSASKGNRRAFVQFQEIDHAVTFMREHYPKLLVEMTHSTDDVPEGKFDAYIHYARSRDSRDATDVRGIPGADWTCPTCDFSNFSTRIKCKICGGPQAAPAWQLNLTGMADASDVPAQILVVYPLASFVTEDMLANDMKRLELVKPEKDKDASNGGPKLKSTAPTGDTTGYGARPGSLHRVFLMRDTSTDESFKYGFAEFWTVEDATAAMTKFQKSRSFTVAACPVTVASTHMGVFLPEEREVVPTIEHMSFNPLFNPSLRVRYRDYHVYPSQQIVAEQPPEGDRLSKAREEEENDKKSKKRKAEGNLAASSTKKSAPVMAGRMAMWQQKSNELREEKEARPVKSSRPGKAEFSDVNRTPLRINLSGSSTDVAKPQSAIKISITGTAKLDTPELAAPDKQASPEEAGTPGTSTQPASISEEPPVSYVDRDRLMCLICMRKYKSIDEVNIHERSRNHKNATENEEQVKAALPRLAARDKRLQKHSQENPNSASATSQYRDRAKERRAVYNQPTKPTTAPQGKPKSAPKVEDAAPAPKPAQSKGAGMLAKMGWSTGAGLGANGDGRTEVIETNAYQEGVGLGAEGGNLGDAAQLAERKTKNTYADYVNTVQDKARERYNKLG, encoded by the exons ATGGATGATTTGAGCCCCATAGCTAACTTCCCCACGGGATGGCGAGATCATTCCAGATCTCCACCCAAGCAAGCTTTCCGCAGCGACTCTCAGCACCGGGACGACGAGGACTACGACAATGAACACTTAAAACGAGGTGGTGCATCTCGAGATGCGCGCTACAACCCTCACGATGAACATGACTACCGAGGCATGTACGATGATGGCTACGTCGACGAAAGCGACCAAGGAAGACGGCGTTATGAAGAAGACAAACATCTAAGTAGCAGAGGGAGATATCGCGACAGCGATGACCCACGGACCCAATCTCCATCCGGAGGCTACCAGAACAACCGCCGTTCCAACAGCCCGACACGAGAGGCAGGCAAGCCCAGCGATACTGTCATTCTCGAAGGCCTGCCATTCAGTATATCGTCGAATGAG CTTCGAGACAGTATTCTGAGCAACACCGTTGCCGCCGAGTTCCCGTCGATAGACGTGCGCGTTTCCGCTTCCAAGG GAAATCGCAGAGCGTTTGTGCAGTTTCAGGAAATTGATCATGCTGTTACTTTCATGAGAGAGCATTATCCAAAGCTTCTTGTCGAGATGACGCACTCCACTGATGATGTCCCAGAAGGGAAATTTGACGCATACATCCACTACGCTCGAAGCCGAGATTCGCGTGATGCGACTGATGTCCGTGGCATCCCAGGTGCTGATTGGACTTGTCCCACT TGTGACTTTTCCAACTTCTCTACCCGTATTAAATGCAAGATTTGTGGTGGCCCCCAAGCTG CTCCAGCATGGCAACTGAACCTCACCGGCATGGCAGATGCCTCGGACGTACCTGCACAAATCCTTGTCGTTTATCCTCTTGCATCGTTCGTGACGGAGGATATGCTTGCGAACGATATGAAGCGTTTGGAGCTTGTGAAGCCAGAGAAAGACAAGGACGCCTCAAACGGGGGGCCAAAGTTGAAGTCTACAGCGCCGACCGGTGACACAACAGGCTACGGCGCCAGGCCCGGGTCCCTGCATCGAGTCTTTCTCATGCGTGATACCAGCACTGATGAATCGTTCAAGTACGGATTTGCCGAGTTTTGGACTGTGGAAGATGCGACTGCTGCCATGACCAAATTTCAGAAGTCTAGGTCGTTCACTGTTGCTGCCTGCCCAGTGACGGTAGCAAGCACTCATATGGGTGTTTTCCTGCCCGAAGAGCGAGAGGTTGTTCCAACCATCGAACACATGTCGTTCAATCCTCTCTTCAACCCGAGCCTCCGTGTTCGCTACAGAGATTACCACGTCTATCCCAGTCAGCAGATTGTCGCCGAGCAGCCCCCAGAGGGTGACAGGCTCTCGAAAGCAcgtgaagaggaggagaacgACAAGAAGTCGAAGAAACGTAAAGCAGAAGGGAACCTGGCCGCCTCGTCCACAAAGAAGTCTGCGCCTGTGATGGCAGGCCGTATGGCTATGTGGCAGCAGAAGAGTAATGAGCTTcgcgaggagaaggaggccaGACCAGTGAAATCATCGAGACCAGGCAAGGCTGAGTTTAGCGATGTGAACCGAACGCCACTGCGCATAAATCTCTCGGGATCGAGCACAGACGTAGCCAAGCCTCAGAGCGCCATTAAGATCTCTATCACTGGGACAGCGAAGCTTGATACTCCTGAGCTTGCAGCTCCTGACAAGCAGGCTTCACCCGAGGAAGCTGGTACGCCTGGTACTTCTACACAGCCAGCATCGATTTCAGAGGAACCTCCCGTCTCCTACGTTGACCGCGATCGACTGATGTGTTTGATTTGCATGCGCAAGTATAAGTCTATAGATGAAGTCAACATCCACGAAAGATCACGGAACCACAAGAACGCGACGGAAAATGAGGAGCAAGTCAAAGCTGCATTACCCAGACTTGCAGCGCGCGACAAGAGACTTCAGAAACATTCTCAGGAGAACCCTAACTCCGCATCCGCAACTTCGCAATATCGTGACCGTGCCAAAGAGAGGCGAGCTGTTTATAACCAACCCACCAAACCCACAACCGCACCGCAAGGGAAACCCAAATCTGCCCccaaggttgaagatgcgGCGCCGGCTCCGAAGCCTGCCCAGTCCAAGGGAGCAGGGATGCTGGCTAAGATGGGCTGGTCTACCGGCGCAGGCCTAGGAGCCAATGGAGATGGGCGAACTGAAGTCATCGAGACAAACGCTTACCAAGAAGGTGTTGGACTGGGTGCGGAGGGTGGTAATTTGGGTGATGCGGCCCAGCTGGCTGAACGCAAGACAAAGAATACTTACGCCGATTACGTGAATACCGTGCAAGACAAAGCACGGGAACGGTACAATAAGTTAGGCTAG
- a CDS encoding hypothetical protein (SECRETED:SignalP(1-16)~MEROPS:MER0000934~BUSCO:29501at5125), giving the protein MRIFTILASLTIGASAGTVSAPFVRHGFHHGASIDKRDTLNLEALNNITGGGYYAEFQIGTPPQNISFLLDTGSSDTWVNSNNTDLCHSQEAQKKNGYCMTTFKPQNSRTFKVVDRDGFDIRYLDTRRIEGDYFNDTVTIDGKTVKQQQLGLAVKSVRPTGIMGLGFSANVATNKSYPAIVDNMVSQGLIDTAAYSLWLNDLDSDQGTILFGGIDTKKFYGKLATLPLLPESTKSLNVTSFSVSLQGLNVRTPKNSDGIKMDSLKNNTVAILDSGSTVCLLPDPQVNEIYKTFDVLSVRDVPIPFVDCGYGKDKGEGITFEFKFDNKTISIPMSEMIVDAFPNNQDLFKDPRLDYYFKDWDGVCMFGISPASTYGVGTSSFAILGDTFLRSTYVVYDLANEQVAIAEAVHSSNGSSVVELKANSKLPDVSGVPEPESAAGHVSPASLVTLIVAAGIALTLL; this is encoded by the exons ATGCGTATTTTTACTATTCTCGCTTCTCTTACTATAGGAGCTTCTGCTGGTACAGTCTCTGCTCCTTTCGTGAGGCACGGCTTTCACCATGGCGCCTCCATCGATAAGCGCGACACTCTGAATCTGGAGGCTCTGAATAACATCACGGGAGGGGGATACTATGCAGAGTTCCAGATTGGAACGCCACCTCAAAACATcagcttccttcttgatACTGGTAGTAGTGATACTTGGGTCAACTCAAACAACACCGATCTCTGTCATAGCCAGGAGGCGCAAAAGAAGAATGGATACTGCATGACTACTT TCAAGCCTCAAAACAGTCGCACATTCAAGGTTGTGGACCGCGATGGCTTTGACATCCGATATCTAGACACTCGTCGAATCGAGGGTGACTATTTTAATGATACTGTCACAATAGACGGCAAGACTGTAAAGCAGCAGCAACTGGGTCTTGCGGTCAAGTCTGTTCGCCCAACTGGAATCATGGGCTTAGGCTTTTCTGCAAACGTTGCCACCAACAAGTCTTACCCTGCCATCGTTGACAACATGGTATCCCAGGGTCTCATTGATACAGCTGCATACAGTCTCTGGCTG AACGACCTAGATTCTGATCAAGGAACCATTCTATTTGGTGGCATAGATACTAAGAAGTTTTATGGCAAACTTGCCACCCTCCCTCTGTTGCCCGAGTCTACCAAATCCCTGAACGTCACATCCTTCAGCGTCTCTTTACAGGGTCTTAATGTCAGGACGCCAAAGAATTCAGATGGCATCAAGATGGATAGCCTCAAGAATAATACAGTCGCTATCCTCGACTCTGGATCAACTGTCTGTCTCTTACCTGATCCCCAAGTCAACGAAATATACAAGACCTTTGACGTCCTCAGTGTGAGAGACGTTCCCATCCCTTTTGTAGACTGCGGGTATGGAAAAGACAAGGGCGAAGGTATCACCTTTGAGTTCAAGTTCGACAATAAGACAATCTCTATTCCCATGAGCGAGATGATCGTCGACGCCTTCCCTAATAACCAGGATCTTTTCAAGGATCCCCGCCTCGACTATTACTTCAAGGACTGGGATGGCGTTTGCATGTTTGGCATTTCTCCCGCGAGCACCTACGGTGTGGGCACTTCTAGCTTTGCTATACTTGGCGACACGTTCCTACGCTCCACTTACGTTGTCTACGATCTGGCCAACGAGCAAGTGGCTATTGCGGAGGCTGTTCACAGCAGCAACGGATCAAGTGTCGTTGAACTAAAGGCAAACTCCAAGTTACCAGACGTCTCTGGAGTTCCAG AGCCAGAGAGTGCTGCTGGCCATGTTTCCCCTGCTTCCTTGGTGACCCTCATCGTCGCTGCGGGTATTGCATTGACCCTTTTGTAA
- a CDS encoding hypothetical protein (BUSCO:2522at5125), producing the protein MSETGDSIHKRSKSAVALSLLRRNNTRDEESGSEDGRLRRTPSSSNPALTPINPMAHQQSPRGHAAKQSVSSVGLSPTVSNPSPSKPQQVLTSPTVDKSTASLEQSVRKFRFVEALRSGDTSSISRAIRETAENAPRPSISSVSGSSSGALDDTTILHLAIQCAEFPVIEYVLSDGQGSIDVNARDKDGNTPLHLAAIQGRTTVVKLLLEQKDINDAIANAQGKLPLDVARNPEIFQLLQLSRSLFAEAKVKQVQELIARGNYAALAGVLEEHRVKTVLDINSPEFASEPVTVQTGGTLLHEAARKKNTNLIQVLLLHGADPFRRDRKGKLPQSVTSDDATKGILKKSPAAVAAQRGIQEKAVLGQAASQGTAGSTSGDPLAGREAREMKGYLKKWTNYRKGYQLRWFVLEDGVLSYYKHQDDAGSACRGAINMRIAKLHMSPDEKTKFEIHGKSSVKYTLKANHEVEAKRWFWALNNSIQWSKDQAKEEEKRAARGAELLRQAKADPSTLSLQESHSEGTSVTDLRRNSSQLPSRSLSKISSVDQRPSHASPGTSGSIEEDEFVDVETDAGTSRVHKNGAPTHNDMDDDDDYGDDMSIHEEPTATKDALNITAQSAKLQLETMSHVHQALLNELNQNPNTPLSDNSVSQALGTYDGAIRSLSTLVADLLRISKDRDAYWQYRLDREANMRRMWEESMAQVAREQEVLEARVGEAEKKRKATKRALREVIESGIPVGAELPVQDTHVEKELNDNREKEDEEGQFEDAATKLSQPAPATTQPKSPTTKTVRRKPTIVVDLSESESEQEDEFFDAVDAGQVEVSELPADEIQPKSQDIVVSGGMDISSSFKGYENGVRTRLKMDADDRPKISLWGILKSMIGKDMTKMTLPVSFNEPTSLLYRAGEDMEYADLLDLAADRADSIERLIYVAAFAASEYASTIGRVAKPFNPLLGETFEYVRPDKGYRFFIEQVSHHPPVGAAHAEAPKWSYWGESAVRSKFYGKSFDINPLGTWFLKLRPTAGGKEELYTWKKVTSSVIGIITGNPTVDNYGIMEIKNWTTGEVAHVEFKPRGWKASSAYQVSGKVTDASGKVRVSLGGRWNSKLYARLTPGYEAAIDESKESGADMAHSGLTDPNRAYLIWKANERPTGIPFNLTPFVLTFNHIDDQLRPWLPPTDSRLRPDQRAMEDGEYDFAADEKNRLENAQRARRRLREERGEEFVPAWFQKARCEITGEEYWQFTGKYWQQREKAGPQGDPQAAWEGLEPIYEDHVDEKQDTVQY; encoded by the exons AGACTGGCGATAG CATCCACAAGCGGTCCAAATCCGCCGTCGCCCTCTCTCTCTTGCGGCGCAACAATACTCGAGACGAAGAGTCTGGTTCCGAAGACGGGAGGCTTCGGCGAACTCCTTCATCCTCGAATCCGGCCCTGACCCCGATCAACCCCATGGCGCACCAACAGAGCCCCCGCGGCCACGCCGCCAAACAGTCCGTTTCCTCGGTTGGCCTGTCTCCTACAGTCTCCAACCCATCTCCATCAAAGCCTCAGCAGGTCCTCACATCACCCACTGTCGATAAGAGCACCGCAAGCCTCGAGCAGTCCGTTCGCAAGTTTAGATTTGTCGAGGCCCTACGAAGCGGCGACACATCATCCATCTCCCGCGCCATTCGCGAAACTGCCGAGAATGCACCCCGCCCGAGCATTTCCTCAGTAAGCGGCTCCTCTTCAGGCGCCCTTGACGATACTACAATTCTTCACCTGGCTATTCAGTGTGCTGAATTTCCCGTCATTGAATACGTCTTGTCCGATGGACAGGGATCGATTGATGTCAATGCTCGTGACAAGGATGGAAACACCCCGCTTCACCTGGCCGCAATCCAGGGCAGAACCACAGTGGTGAAGCTCCTTTTGGAACAAAAGGATATCAATGATGCCATCGCCAACGCCCAGGGTAAATTGCCACTAGACGTAGCGCGAAACCCCGAAATCTTCCAGCTTTTGCAGCTTTCAAGATCGCTTTTTGCCGAAGCCAAGGTCAAGCAAGTTCAGGAGCTGATCGCGCGGGGCAATTATGCCGCACTTGCTGGCGTTCTCGAGGAGCACCGCGTCAAGACTGTTCTCGACATCAACAGCCCCGAGTTCGCATCTGAACCGGTCACCGTACAGACTGGAGGCACTTTGCTCCACGAAGCTGCCCGGAAGAAAAATACCAACCTCATCCAAGTCCTCCTTCTCCATGGCGCCGACCCGTTCCGTCGCGATCGAAAGGGTAAACTGCCCCAGTCCGTCACCAGCGACGATGCTACAAAGGGCATTCTGAAGAAATCCCCTGCAGCCGTTGCTGCCCAACGGGGAATTCAGGAGAAGGCAGTCCTTGGACAGGCAGCTTCCCAGGGCACAGCAGGTTCTACATCCGGCGATCCTCTAGCTGGGCGAGAGGCCCGTGAAATGAAGGGATATCTCAAGAAATGGACCAACTATAGAAAGGGTTACCAGTTACGTTGGTTTGTACTTGAGGACGGTGTTCTCAGTTATTACAAACATCAAGACGACGCAGGCTCTGCATGCCGTGGTGCCATCAATATGCGGATTGCCAAACTTCACATGAGCCCTGACGAGAAGACAAAATTTGAAATCCACGGCAAATCCTCTGTGAAGTATACCCTCAAGGCAAACCACGAAGTTGAGGCTAAACGATGGTTCTGGGCCCTGAACAATTCAATTCAGTGGTCGAAGGATCaggcaaaagaagaagagaaacggGCAGCTCGTGGTGCTGAGCTTTTGCGGCAAGCCAAGGCTGACCCCAGTACCCTTTCTCTTCAGGAATCCCATAGCGAGGGTACTAGTGTTACGGACCTACGGAGAAACAGCTCTCAGCTCCCAAGCAGATCGCTTTCAAAGATCTCTTCGGTTGATCAACGACCGAGCCACGCTAGCCCCGGCACCAGTGGCAGtattgaagaagatgaattCGTGGATGTCGAGACAGACGCAGGTACCTCGCGAGTACACAAGAACGGAGCACCGACACACAACGACatggatgacgacgatgactaTGGCGATGATATGAGCATCCATGAAGAGCCCACTGCCACGAAAGATGCGCTAAATATTACAGCCCAATCAGCCAAGCTCCAGCTTGAAACAATGTCCCATGTTCACCAGGCCCTCCTTAACGAGCTCAACCAAAACCCAAATACACCTCTTTCTGATAACAGCGTATCACAAGCCCTAGGCACCTACGATGGTGCCATTCGAAGTCTATCCACCCTTGTTGCTGATTTGCTCCGGATATCAAAGGACCGGGATGCCTACTGGCAGTATCGTCTCGATCGGGAGGCCAATATGCGACGCATGTGGGAGGAGAGTATGGCCCAGGTTGCTCGTGAACAAGAAGTTTTGGAGGCTCGTGTCGGAGAAGCAGAGAAAAAGCGCAAGGCAACAAAGAGGGCGCTGAGGGAGGTTATCGAAAGTGGCATCCCCGTTGGGGCTGAGCTCCCTGTCCAGGACACACATGTGGAAAAGGAGTTGAATGACAACAGAGAaaaggaggacgaggagggACAATTCGAAGATGCGGCGACCAAGCTATCACAACCAGCACCGGCAACGACACAGCCCAAGTCACCCACAACAAAGACTGTCCGAAGGAAGCCCACGATCGTTGTAGACTTGTCCGAGAGCGAGTCTGAACAAGAGGACGAGTTCTTCGACGCTGTGGACGCTGGTCAAGTCGAGGTATCAGAACTGCCTGCTGATGAGATTCAGCCCAAAAGCCAGGATATCGTTGTTTCCGGCGGAATGGACATCAGCTCCTCTTTCAAGGGTTATGAAAATGGTGTTCGAACGAGACTCAAAATGGACGCTGATGACCGACCCAAGATTTCTTTATGG GGTATTCTCAAGTCTATGATTGGAAAGGATATGACCAAGATGACTCTACCTGTTTCGTTCAACGAGCCGACTTCTCTCCTCTACCGTGCTGGTGAGGATATGGAGTATGCTGACTTGCTCGACCTGGCCGCGGATCGAGCTGACTCGATTGAACGGCTCATATATGTAGCTGCCTTTGCTGCCAGTGAATACGCGTCCACAATTGGCCGTGTCGCTAAACCTTTCAACCCACTTTTGGGAGAGACGTTCGAATACGTACGACCTGATAAGGGGTACCGTTTCTTTATCGAACAAGTCAGTCACCACCCACCAGTTGGCGCGGCCCATGCAGAGGCACCCAAGTGGTCTTACTGGGGAGAATCAGCTGTCAGGTCTAAGTTCTATGGTAAATCTTTTGACATCAACCCCTTGGGTACGTGGTTCCTCAAGCTTCGACCTACTGCTGGGGGTAAGGAAGAACTTTACACGTGGAAAAAGGTTACCTCTTCAGTCATCGGCATTATTACCGGAAACCCAACAGTTGACAATTATGGTATCATGGAGATTAAGAACTGGACAACAGGTGAGGTGGCTCATGTCGAATTCAAACCGCGTGGCTGGAAGGCATCCAGCGCATATCAAGTATCAGGGAAGGTCACTGATGCCTCTGGCAAGGTGCGCGTCAGTCTCGGTGGTCGCTGGAACTCCAAGCTGTACGCTCGCCTGACACCGGGTTACGAGGCAGCAATCGATGAATCAAAGGAGAGTGGTGCCGATATGGCACACAGCGGTCTCACAGACCCTAACCGGGCGTACCTCATCTGGAAGGCAAACGAGCGACCCACTGGAATCCCTTTCAACTTGACACCATTCGTCTTGACATTCAACCATATAGATGACCAGTTGCGGCCGTGGCTTCCTCCTACCGACTCTCGTCTCCGACCTGACCAGCGTGCAATGGAGGACGGAGAGTATGACTTTGCTGCCGATGAGAAGAATCGCTTGGAGAACGCACAGCGAGCACGTCGACGCCTCCGAGAGGAGCGTGGCGAAGAGTTCGTACCTGCTTGGTTCCAAAAAGCACGCTGTGAGATCACGGGAGAGGAGTACTGGCAATTCACCGGCAAATATTGGCAACAACGTGAGAAGGCTGGGCCACAAGGCGACCCTCAAGCTGCTTGGGAGGGATTGGAGCCGATTTACGAAGACCATGTGGATGAGAAACAGGATACAGTTCAGTATTAG